The following proteins come from a genomic window of Macaca thibetana thibetana isolate TM-01 chromosome 15, ASM2454274v1, whole genome shotgun sequence:
- the GTF3C4 gene encoding general transcription factor 3C polypeptide 4 produces MNTADQARVGPADDGPAPPGEEEGEEGGGEAGGKEPAADAAPGPSAAFRLMVTRREPAVKLQYAVSGLEPLAWSEDHRVSVSTARSIAVLELICDVHNPGQDLVIHRTSVPAPLNSCLLKVGSKTEVAECKEKFAASKDPTVSQTFMLDRVFNPEGKALPPMRGFKYTSWSPMGCDANGRCLLAALTMDNRLTIQANLNRLQWVQLVDLTEIYGERLYETSYRLSKNEAPEGNLGDFAEFQRRHSMQTPVRMEWSGICTTQQVKHNNECRDVGSVLLAVLFENGNIAVWQFQLPFVGKESISSCNTIESGITSPSVLFWWEYEHNNRKMSGLIVGSAFGPIKILPVNLKAVKGYFTLRQPVILWKEMDQLPVHSIKCVPLYHPYQKCSCSLVVAARGSYVFWCLLLISKAGLNVHNSHVTGLHSLPIVSMTADKQNGTVYTCSSDGKVRQLIPIFTDVALKFEHQLIKLSDVFGSVRTHGIAVSPCGAYLAIITTEGMVNGLHPVNKNYQVQFVTLKTFEEAAAQLLESSVQNLFKQVDLIDLVRWKILKDKHIPQFLQEALEKKIESSGVTYFWRFKLFLLRILYQSMQKTPSEALWKPTHEDSKILLVDSPGMGNADDEQQEEGTSSKQVVKQGLQERSKEGDVEEPTDDSLPPTGDAGGREPMEEKLLEIQGKIEAVEMHLTREHMKRVLGEVYLHTWITENTSIPTRGLCNFLMSDEEYDDRTARVLIGHISKKMNKQTFPEHCSLCKEILPFTDRKQAVCSNGHIWLRCFLTYQSCQSLIYRRCLLHDSIARHPAPEDPDWIKRLLQSPCPFCDSPVF; encoded by the exons ATGAACACGGCCGACCAGGCCCGAGTGGGGCCCGCGGACGACGGGCCTGCGCCACccggagaggaggagggagaggaggggggcgGCGAGGCGGGCGGGAAGGAGCCAGCAGCGGACGCGGCCCCGGGGCCCAGCGCTGCATTCCGCCTCATGGTGACTCGGCGGGAGCCGGCCGTGAAGCTGCAGTATGCGGTGAGCGGCCTGGAACCGCTGGCTTGGTCCGAGGACCACCGCGTGTCTGTGTCCACGGCCCGCAGCATCGCTGTGCTGGAGCTCATCTGCGACGTGCACAACCCGGGCCAGGACCTGGTTATCCACCGCACCTCGGTGCCCGCCCCTCTCAACAGCTGTCTCCTCAAA gtTGGCTCAAAAACAGAAGTTGCTGAGTGCAAGGAGAAATTCGCCGCCTCCAAGGACCCCACGGTCAGTCAGACTTTCATGTTGGATAGAGTGTTCAACCCTGAGGGGAAGGCTTTACCACCAATGAGAGGATTCAAGTACACCAGCTGGTCTCCCATGGGTTGTGATGCTAATGGCAGGTGCCTCTTGGCAGCACTGACCATGGACAATCGCCTGACCATCCAGGCAAATCTCAACAGACTGCAGTGGGTCCAGCTGGTTGACCTGACTGAGATCTATGGAGAACGTCTTTATGAGACCAGTTACAGGCTCTCTAAAAATGAGGCCCCGGAAGGAAATCTCGGGGATTTTGCTGAGTTTCAGAGGAGACACAGCATGCAGACCCCAGTCAGAATGGAGTGGTCGGGCATCTGTACCACTCAGCAGGTCAAGCATAACAACGAATGCCGGGATGTTGGTAGTGTGCTCCTGGCCGTCCTCTTTGAAAATGGTAATATCGCCGTGTGGCAGTTTCAGCTGCCCTTTGTAGGAAAAGAATCCATCTCTTCATGCAACACGATTGAGTCAGGAATCACCTCTCCCAGTGTGTTGTTTTGGTGGGAATATGAGCACAATAATCGAAAAATGAGTGGCCTTATTGTGGGGAGTGCTTTTGGACCCATAAAAATTCTTCCTGTCAATCTCAAAGCAGTCAAAGGCTATTTCACTTTAAGGCAGCCTGTTATCTTGTGGAAAGAAATGGACCAGTTACCTGTGCACAGCATCAAATGTGTACCACTTTATCATCCTTACCAGAAGTGTAGTTGCAGCTTAGTAGTGGCTGCAAGAGGCTCTTATGTATTTTGGTGTCTTCTTCTGATCTCCAAAGCAGGGCTGAATGTTCACAATTCCCATGTCACAGGCCTTCACTCACTGCCGATTGTCTCCATGACTGCAGACAAACAGAATGGAACAGTCTATACTTGCTCCAGTGATGGAAAGGTGAGGCAGCTGATTCCCATTTTCACAGATGTTGCATTGAAGTTTGAACACCAGTTGATTAAACTCTCAGATGTGTTTGGCTCAGTGAGGACTCACGGGATAGCAGTGAGCCCCTGCGGTGCGTACCTGGCCATCATTACCACTGAGGGTATGGTCAACGGCCTCCACCCCGTTAACAAAAACTACCAGGTGCAGTTTGTTACTCTCAAAACCTTTGAAGAGGCAGCTGCTCAGCTCCTGGAATCTTCAGTTCAAAACCTTTTTAAGCAGGTAGATTTAATAGACCTAGTACGCtggaagattttaaaagataaacatatcCCTCAATTTTTACAAGAAGCTTTGGAAAAAAAGATTGAAAGCAGTGGAGTCACTTATTTTTGGCGTTTTAAGCTTTTCCTCCTGAGGATTTTATATCAGTCAATGCAGAAAACCCCTTCAGAAGCCTTGTGGAAACCCACCCATGAGGACTCAAAAATCTTGCTAGTGGATTCACCTGGGATGGGCAATGCTGACGATGAACAGCAGGAAGAAGGCACTTCTTCTAAACAGGTGGTAAAGCAAGGCCTGCAGGAGAGGAGCAAGGAAGGAGATGTAGAGGAGCCTACTGATGACTCGCTCCCCCCGACTGGAGATGCTGGAGGCCGGGAGCCAATGGAAGAGAAACTCCTGGAAATCCAAGGGAAGATCGAAGCTGTGGAGATGCACTTGACCAGGGAACACATGAAGCGAGTCTTAGGAGAAGTGTATCTGCACACCTGGATCACAGAAAACACTAGCATCCCCACCCGAGGACTCTGTAACTTTTTAATGTCTGATGAAGAGTATGATGACAGAACAGCACGG GTGCTGATTGGACATATCTCAAAGAAGATGAACAAACAGACTTTCCCTGAGCACTGTAGTTTGTGTAAAGAGATCTTGCCATTCACAGATCGCAAACAGGCCGTCTGTTCCAATGGCCACATTTGGCTCCG GTGCTTCTTAACCTACCAGTCCTGCCAGAGTTTGATATATAGAAGGTGTTTGCTCCATGACAGCATTGCCCGGCATCCAGCTCCAGAAG ATCCCGACTGGATTAAGAGGTTACTGCAAAGCCCCTGCCCTTTCtgtgattctcctgtcttctaA